Proteins from a genomic interval of Rhodothermales bacterium:
- a CDS encoding PA0069 family radical SAM protein: MLQGEMRVADLKHHRRGRGAGINPANRFDRLSVELDPSELEEGELRTVPTQYLTDASRSVLSENSSPDVPFRYSLNPYRGCEHGCVYCLDPGTPVLMADSSAKAIADLVPGDEIVGTQKVGAYRRFVNTRVFAHWWTRKPAYEVGLADGTSIVASGDHRFLTERGWKYVTGAMAGPGRRPYLTTNNRLMGVGELPRPMGDPAIYRKRSIAGKALKTTDDLRVVSITPVGERDLVDITTGTSDFIANGLVSHNCYARPSHEYLGFSAGLDFESRIVVKHDAPRLLAETFERPSWQPQVVALSGNTDAYQPVERKLKLTRRCLEVFHDYRNPVAIITKNHLVTRDLDLLGDLASLGAASVFVSITSLKDEVTGKMEPRTSRVGRRLEAIRALSEAGVPTGVMVAPVIPGLTDEEMPAILEAAREAGAQRAAYIVVRLPGTVSHLFEEWLKREYPDRAAKVINRVRSLREGKLNHSDFGVRMRGTGQWAELFSRLFRMTTDRLGFDRQGPPLNAGHFRRRQGELF; encoded by the coding sequence ATGCTGCAAGGTGAAATGCGGGTGGCAGACCTCAAGCATCATCGACGCGGGCGGGGCGCCGGAATCAATCCCGCCAACCGGTTCGACAGACTCTCGGTGGAGTTGGACCCGTCGGAGTTGGAGGAGGGCGAACTGCGCACTGTGCCCACGCAGTACCTGACGGACGCCTCCCGGTCGGTGCTGTCTGAGAATTCAAGTCCGGATGTGCCGTTCCGGTACTCGCTGAATCCTTATCGAGGCTGCGAGCATGGCTGCGTGTACTGCCTCGATCCCGGCACGCCGGTACTCATGGCCGATTCCTCAGCAAAGGCCATCGCAGATCTAGTGCCCGGCGATGAGATCGTTGGGACCCAAAAGGTGGGGGCCTATCGACGTTTCGTGAACACCCGGGTATTTGCTCATTGGTGGACACGAAAGCCGGCCTACGAGGTAGGCCTGGCCGACGGAACGTCCATCGTAGCCAGTGGCGACCACCGGTTCCTGACCGAACGCGGCTGGAAGTATGTGACGGGCGCGATGGCTGGTCCCGGTCGGCGGCCATATCTGACGACGAATAATCGGCTGATGGGGGTTGGCGAACTACCACGTCCAATGGGCGACCCCGCCATCTACAGGAAACGCTCTATCGCAGGCAAAGCCCTGAAGACGACCGACGACCTGCGGGTCGTGTCGATCACCCCGGTCGGTGAGAGGGACCTTGTTGACATCACGACAGGCACTTCAGACTTCATTGCGAACGGCCTGGTCAGTCACAACTGCTACGCGCGCCCCTCCCACGAATACCTGGGGTTCTCTGCGGGCCTGGACTTTGAATCCCGCATCGTCGTGAAACACGACGCACCACGACTGCTGGCAGAGACCTTCGAGCGCCCGTCGTGGCAGCCGCAGGTGGTGGCGCTGTCCGGCAATACCGATGCCTACCAACCTGTCGAGCGCAAGCTCAAGTTGACCCGGCGCTGCCTCGAAGTATTCCACGACTATCGTAACCCGGTGGCCATTATCACCAAGAACCACCTGGTCACGCGCGATCTCGATCTGCTTGGCGACCTGGCGTCCCTGGGTGCCGCCAGCGTCTTTGTGTCCATCACCAGCCTGAAAGATGAGGTGACCGGCAAGATGGAGCCCAGAACCTCACGCGTTGGGCGAAGACTGGAGGCCATTCGCGCACTGAGCGAAGCGGGCGTGCCCACCGGAGTCATGGTGGCTCCGGTCATTCCGGGGCTGACAGACGAGGAGATGCCGGCCATCCTCGAAGCCGCGCGGGAGGCCGGCGCGCAGCGTGCGGCGTATATCGTGGTCAGGTTGCCCGGCACGGTCAGTCACCTGTTCGAGGAATGGCTCAAGCGTGAGTATCCGGATCGTGCTGCCAAGGTGATCAATCGTGTGCGGTCGCTTCGAGAGGGCAAGCTCAACCACTCCGACTTTGGCGTGCGCATGCGGGGGACAGGACAGTGGGCCGAACTCTTCAGCCGTCTGTTCAGGATGACAACGGACCGGCTGGGGTTCGACCGTCAGGGGCCGCCGTTGAACGCCGGACACTTCAGGAGGAGGCAAGGCGAGCTATTCTGA
- a CDS encoding VOC family protein, with translation MKGLIPSFPVSDINRSVEFYQQVLGFELVRITGKDDVTRAFLRAGELRIVLRSVSGDSLVDYRQAPLDDRIILHIPIADVRGLYNRIQGTVPLVRDLEPRLFGLFEFTIEDMDGILLTFSELKS, from the coding sequence ATGAAAGGCCTCATCCCCTCCTTCCCGGTCTCGGACATCAACCGCTCGGTTGAGTTCTACCAGCAGGTGCTGGGATTTGAGCTGGTCCGCATAACGGGCAAGGATGATGTCACCCGCGCCTTCCTGCGCGCCGGCGAACTGCGCATCGTGCTCAGATCCGTGTCGGGGGACTCCCTGGTCGATTACCGGCAGGCTCCGCTCGATGACCGGATCATCCTTCACATCCCGATTGCCGATGTTCGGGGTCTGTACAATCGCATACAGGGCACCGTGCCTCTCGTGCGAGATCTCGAACCCCGTCTGTTCGGACTGTTCGAGTTCACCATCGAGGACATGGACGGTATCCTGCTGACGTTTTCCGAACTGAAATCATGA
- the dnaA gene encoding chromosomal replication initiator protein DnaA, translating into MTSASVSLWEQCKDSLQRAVPAQPFNTWIRPVELLDFETDSDSPSVTLGVPDDFHRTWVSRHYSDLLREAIADIDGRSPEIHFRVLGPGHQSSPDSGNSASKPPETTPAPEIPSQRPGPAKAPPARPATLNPAYTFDDFIEADCNRLARSAGLAVAERPGATSFNPFLIYGKVGLGKTHLAHAIGNLAADAHPELNVLYLTSEAFTNCFVHAVQHNMLGEFARSFREIDVLIVDDIQFFSGKEKTQEQFFHLFNDLHQGGAQIVLCADRPPSEIKGVEERLLSRFRWGLSADVQPPDFETRIAILQRGANRHGLDLPFEIIEYIAANVTDNIRVLEGSLNRILASRHIDDSPLTLEVVQPLLSDVISTSKRRTPSAAEIRDTVAEAYGMTVEQLIGKSRKRPIVDARHVAMHFCKQMTSLSLEAIGRRFGGRDHSTVIHACRAVQARIDTDPAFVVELDRLERRLRPA; encoded by the coding sequence ATGACGTCAGCGTCCGTCTCGCTCTGGGAACAGTGCAAGGACTCGCTACAACGCGCCGTGCCGGCTCAGCCGTTCAATACCTGGATAAGACCGGTAGAGCTACTGGATTTTGAAACGGATTCCGACTCACCCAGCGTGACACTCGGAGTCCCCGATGACTTCCATCGCACGTGGGTTTCCCGCCACTACTCCGACCTGTTGCGGGAAGCCATTGCCGACATCGACGGCCGATCCCCCGAGATCCATTTCAGGGTCCTGGGGCCTGGACATCAGAGTTCGCCCGACTCAGGCAATTCCGCTTCAAAGCCACCCGAAACCACCCCCGCGCCAGAGATACCTTCTCAAAGGCCCGGGCCGGCGAAGGCGCCGCCGGCCCGCCCCGCTACGCTCAACCCTGCCTATACCTTCGACGACTTCATCGAGGCCGACTGCAACCGGCTTGCCCGGAGTGCAGGGCTCGCAGTCGCCGAACGTCCCGGAGCAACCAGTTTCAACCCCTTCCTGATCTACGGGAAGGTGGGCCTGGGCAAAACCCACCTGGCCCATGCCATCGGTAACCTGGCAGCCGATGCGCACCCGGAGCTGAACGTGCTCTACCTCACGAGCGAGGCATTCACCAACTGCTTTGTTCACGCCGTCCAGCACAACATGCTGGGCGAGTTTGCCCGGTCATTCCGGGAGATCGACGTCCTGATCGTTGACGACATCCAGTTCTTCAGCGGTAAGGAGAAGACCCAGGAGCAGTTCTTCCATCTGTTCAACGACCTCCACCAGGGCGGAGCCCAGATCGTGCTGTGCGCGGATCGGCCCCCGTCCGAGATCAAGGGCGTTGAGGAACGACTGCTTTCTCGATTCCGATGGGGTCTCAGTGCCGACGTACAGCCGCCGGACTTTGAAACCCGCATCGCAATCCTGCAACGTGGTGCAAATCGCCACGGCCTGGATCTCCCGTTTGAAATCATCGAGTACATAGCCGCCAACGTCACGGACAACATCCGTGTCCTGGAAGGTTCGCTCAACCGCATCCTGGCCTCCCGGCACATAGACGACTCCCCACTGACCCTGGAGGTCGTCCAGCCGCTGCTGTCTGATGTGATCTCCACGTCCAAACGGCGCACGCCGTCAGCGGCGGAGATCCGGGACACGGTAGCCGAAGCCTACGGCATGACGGTCGAGCAGCTCATCGGAAAGAGCCGCAAGCGGCCCATTGTCGATGCGCGCCACGTGGCCATGCACTTCTGCAAACAGATGACCTCCCTGTCGCTTGAGGCGATCGGCCGCCGGTTCGGTGGCCGGGATCACTCCACGGTGATCCACGCCTGTCGAGCCGTGCAGGCCCGGATCGACACGGATCCCGCATTCGTTGTCGAACTGGACCGACTCGAACGCAGATTGCGTCCAGCGTGA
- a CDS encoding peroxiredoxin — translation MSSTPEIGAPAPPFAGPTQDGHVSSDELRGKKVALYFYPRDNTPGCTKQACNLRDNFEALQDAGVVIVGVSDDPAAKHAKFAEKFDLPFPLIADTEHEVLNAYGARREKNMYGKKYMGTVRSTYLIDESGTLVDIIKKPKVGNHAAEIMERFGL, via the coding sequence ATGAGTAGCACTCCAGAAATCGGGGCCCCCGCTCCGCCCTTTGCCGGCCCCACGCAGGACGGTCATGTTTCTTCCGATGAGCTGCGCGGCAAGAAAGTGGCGCTCTACTTCTACCCGCGGGACAACACTCCGGGATGCACCAAGCAAGCCTGCAATCTGCGCGACAATTTTGAGGCGCTTCAGGACGCCGGAGTGGTCATCGTGGGCGTCTCCGACGACCCCGCCGCCAAGCACGCGAAGTTCGCCGAGAAGTTTGACCTGCCTTTCCCGCTGATCGCCGACACCGAGCACGAGGTTCTCAATGCGTACGGGGCGCGGCGCGAAAAGAACATGTACGGAAAGAAGTACATGGGAACCGTTCGCAGCACGTATCTGATTGATGAGAGCGGCACGCTGGTGGACATCATCAAAAAGCCCAAGGTGGGCAATCACGCCGCAGAAATCATGGAGCGGTTCGGCCTCTGA